From a region of the Myroides sp. JBRI-B21084 genome:
- the azu gene encoding azurin: MKKIVKHLALLSLVISAVACNKKETPAETPAEVAPATEEVQAPTADAFTVELESNDQMQFNQTEIKVPVGKTISLTLKHTGKMAKEVMGHNFVLLNKGVDMAAFATKAAEAKDNGFVPAGSEADVLAKTDLIGGGESTTVEFTITEAGKYDFLCSFPGHYAMMKGVIIAE; encoded by the coding sequence ATGAAAAAAATTGTAAAACATTTAGCGTTATTATCATTAGTAATTAGTGCAGTTGCATGTAATAAAAAAGAAACACCTGCTGAAACACCTGCAGAAGTAGCACCTGCTACAGAAGAGGTACAAGCACCAACTGCTGATGCCTTTACAGTAGAATTAGAAAGTAACGACCAAATGCAGTTTAACCAAACAGAAATTAAAGTTCCGGTAGGTAAAACCATTTCGTTAACTTTAAAGCATACTGGTAAAATGGCTAAAGAAGTTATGGGACACAACTTTGTGTTGTTAAATAAAGGTGTTGATATGGCTGCTTTTGCTACTAAAGCTGCTGAAGCTAAAGATAACGGTTTTGTGCCAGCAGGTTCTGAAGCTGATGTTTTAGCTAAAACAGATTTAATTGGTGGAGGTGAATCTACAACTGTGGAATTTACTATTACCGAAGCTGGAAAATATGACTTTTTATGTTCTTTTCCAGGGCATTATGCTATGATGAAAGGCGTTATTATTGCTGAATAA
- a CDS encoding Crp/Fnr family transcriptional regulator — MKPQVNIDILIAYGAFFKTYEKGDLLFNEGDEAKFYFQIINGSIKMFNTNDDGKEFTQGYFSEGQSFGEPPLFINERYPSSAMIFHTTELVKLKKEKFLKLLEDYPEIGKEFLVLMAKRIHHKASTSKDIINQKAEFRIQAFLDSYKKTKTKEYIDLTRQEIANFTGLRVETVIRALGKMKREQIVEIKNQKLYY, encoded by the coding sequence ATGAAACCACAAGTAAACATTGACATACTTATTGCCTATGGTGCATTTTTTAAAACCTACGAAAAGGGAGATTTGCTATTTAATGAAGGTGACGAAGCTAAATTTTATTTTCAAATAATAAATGGAAGTATAAAAATGTTTAATACAAACGACGATGGTAAAGAATTTACGCAAGGTTATTTTTCTGAAGGACAAAGTTTTGGCGAACCGCCTTTATTTATAAATGAAAGATATCCATCATCGGCAATGATTTTTCATACAACAGAATTAGTAAAACTGAAAAAAGAAAAATTTTTAAAACTTTTAGAAGATTATCCTGAAATTGGCAAAGAGTTTTTAGTTTTAATGGCTAAGAGAATTCATCATAAAGCATCTACTTCAAAGGACATTATTAACCAAAAAGCAGAATTTAGAATACAAGCCTTTTTAGATTCTTACAAAAAAACAAAAACTAAAGAATATATTGATTTAACACGACAAGAAATTGCCAATTTTACGGGTTTACGAGTAGAAACAGTGATAAGAGCATTGGGTAAAATGAAAAGGGAACAAATTGTAGAAATTAAAAACCAAAAACTATATTATTAA
- the nirK gene encoding copper-containing nitrite reductase, producing the protein MKSKTLTLKSKVSIVLLALSIFTVVSCKKESEKSANAADIVAKGEIKAELTSPPFVPKPIGNRDAAKLKVELEIVEKEGEMVNGVKYMYWTFGGTVPGSFIRTRVGDEVEFTLKNHPDNKLPHNIDLHAVTGPGGGAASSLVAPGHEVTFSFKTLNPGLYVYHCATAPVGMHIANGMYGLILVEPEGGLPPVDKEYYVMQGDFYTEGNYGEAGNQPFSMGKAIKEQPDYVVFNGSVGGLVNDNALKAKVGETVRLFVGNGGPNLVSSFHVIGEIFDKVYVEGGSLINNNIQTTLIPAGGAAIVDFKVEVPGTLVLVDHSIFRAFNKGALGMLNVEGEKNLKIYSGKKQEGIYLPEGGTIQNMPKVAKSNAPVVAKTASQSIADGKVIYGRTCFACHQNEGQGIPNVFPPLAKSDYLNKDVNKAIDVVIKGLSGEVTVNGKKYNSVMPSQNLTDQEVADVLSYIYSNWNNNKTVVTPAMVKSRR; encoded by the coding sequence ATGAAATCAAAAACTTTAACACTTAAAAGTAAGGTTAGTATCGTTTTGCTGGCATTAAGCATATTTACAGTTGTTTCGTGTAAAAAGGAAAGCGAAAAATCTGCAAATGCGGCAGATATTGTAGCCAAAGGTGAAATTAAGGCCGAATTAACTTCGCCTCCTTTTGTTCCAAAGCCAATTGGCAATCGCGATGCTGCTAAGCTAAAAGTAGAACTTGAAATTGTTGAAAAAGAAGGTGAAATGGTTAACGGTGTTAAGTACATGTACTGGACATTTGGCGGAACTGTTCCCGGAAGTTTTATTCGTACCCGTGTGGGCGATGAAGTGGAATTTACCTTAAAAAATCACCCCGATAACAAATTGCCACATAATATTGATTTACATGCGGTTACTGGTCCAGGTGGTGGGGCAGCTTCATCATTAGTTGCGCCAGGTCACGAAGTTACTTTTTCATTTAAAACCTTAAATCCAGGTTTATATGTTTACCACTGTGCTACAGCACCTGTAGGTATGCACATTGCAAATGGAATGTACGGTTTAATTTTGGTTGAACCTGAAGGCGGATTACCACCAGTTGATAAAGAATACTATGTAATGCAAGGCGATTTTTACACCGAAGGTAATTATGGTGAAGCTGGTAATCAACCATTTAGTATGGGTAAAGCAATTAAAGAACAACCTGATTATGTGGTTTTTAACGGATCGGTTGGTGGTTTAGTGAACGATAACGCTTTAAAAGCTAAAGTTGGCGAAACCGTTCGTTTGTTTGTTGGTAACGGTGGACCAAATTTAGTTTCATCATTCCATGTTATTGGCGAAATTTTCGATAAAGTTTACGTAGAAGGTGGTAGCTTAATAAATAACAACATACAAACAACTTTGATACCTGCAGGTGGTGCTGCAATTGTAGATTTTAAAGTTGAAGTGCCAGGAACTTTGGTTTTAGTAGATCACTCTATTTTCAGGGCATTTAACAAAGGTGCTTTAGGTATGCTTAATGTTGAAGGCGAAAAAAATCTTAAAATTTATTCAGGTAAAAAACAAGAAGGTATTTACTTGCCAGAAGGTGGTACAATTCAAAACATGCCTAAAGTTGCTAAAAGTAATGCACCAGTTGTTGCTAAAACAGCTTCACAATCTATTGCAGATGGAAAAGTAATTTACGGACGTACTTGTTTTGCATGTCACCAAAATGAAGGTCAAGGTATACCAAATGTTTTCCCTCCTCTAGCAAAATCAGATTATTTAAATAAAGACGTGAATAAAGCAATTGATGTAGTTATTAAAGGCTTAAGTGGTGAAGTTACTGTAAATGGTAAAAAATACAATTCAGTAATGCCTAGCCAAAACTTAACCGATCAAGAAGTTGCAGATGTACTATCATACATTTACAGCAATTGGAACAATAACAAAACAGTTGTAACACCAGCTATGGTGAAAAGTAGAAGATAA
- a CDS encoding formylglycine-generating enzyme family protein — MVQIKSGNYVPLYGSADKIPVNVTVFSLDKYPVTNQQFLKFLKENPSYRRSKIKGIFAAKSYLSHWKSDLDYGDLNPNAPATNVSWFAAKKYCECQGKRLPTMDEWEYVAMADAKIKDARAKKAYNQYILNWYETPNTYKKTVGSTFKNYWGVYDMHGLVWEWVSDYNSIFLTGESRKDKGNDTNLFCGSGSLNASDLMDYAAFMRYGFRGSLKANFTTKNLGFRCAK, encoded by the coding sequence ATGGTGCAAATAAAAAGCGGAAACTATGTGCCGTTGTATGGTTCAGCCGATAAAATACCTGTGAATGTTACCGTATTTTCATTAGATAAATATCCTGTAACCAATCAACAGTTTTTAAAATTTCTTAAAGAAAACCCTTCTTATCGTCGTTCTAAAATTAAAGGAATTTTTGCAGCAAAAAGTTATCTTTCACATTGGAAATCGGATCTTGATTATGGCGATTTAAACCCGAATGCACCAGCAACAAATGTTTCGTGGTTTGCAGCAAAAAAATACTGTGAATGCCAAGGTAAACGCTTGCCTACAATGGACGAATGGGAATATGTAGCAATGGCCGATGCTAAAATTAAAGATGCTCGCGCTAAAAAAGCTTATAATCAATACATTTTAAATTGGTACGAAACTCCAAACACCTATAAAAAAACAGTTGGCAGCACTTTTAAAAACTATTGGGGTGTTTATGATATGCATGGTTTGGTTTGGGAATGGGTGTCCGATTACAATTCTATTTTTTTAACAGGCGAAAGCAGAAAAGATAAAGGCAATGATACAAATCTTTTTTGTGGAAGTGGGTCTTTAAACGCATCCGATTTAATGGATTATGCCGCATTTATGCGCTATGGATTTAGAGGCAGTTTAAAAGCAAATTTCACTACAAAAAATTTAGGTTTTCGTTGTGCAAAATAA
- a CDS encoding SCO family protein, translating into MKKFLLATVLTFALFTSCKNDKATDLKSDVSEKNSKISDMSIYNLPSKWTNQNNHQLELKDLKGNVLVMVMIYTTCKSACPRLVADMRHIEQQVKPVDGKSVKYVLVSIDPETDTPERLKAFAKENKMDGDQWVFLRSTEENTREFAATLAVNYKKISPIDFSHSNIISVFNTQGELTYQQEGLGIDYAPTIAEIKKQLSITN; encoded by the coding sequence ATGAAAAAATTCCTGCTAGCAACTGTACTTACTTTTGCATTATTTACAAGTTGCAAAAATGATAAAGCAACTGATTTAAAATCTGATGTGTCTGAAAAAAACAGTAAAATTTCCGACATGTCAATATATAATCTTCCTTCAAAATGGACCAATCAAAACAATCATCAATTAGAATTAAAAGATTTAAAAGGAAATGTTTTGGTAATGGTAATGATTTACACTACATGTAAATCTGCTTGTCCGCGTTTAGTTGCCGATATGCGCCATATTGAACAACAAGTTAAACCAGTTGATGGTAAAAGTGTAAAATACGTTTTAGTAAGCATCGATCCTGAAACCGATACCCCCGAACGTTTAAAAGCATTTGCAAAAGAGAATAAAATGGATGGTGACCAGTGGGTTTTTTTACGTTCAACCGAAGAGAATACTCGCGAATTTGCCGCTACTTTGGCAGTAAATTACAAGAAAATTTCACCAATTGATTTTTCACATTCTAATATTATTAGTGTATTTAATACACAAGGCGAATTAACTTATCAACAAGAAGGCCTTGGTATTGATTATGCACCTACAATAGCCGAAATTAAAAAACAACTTTCAATAACCAATTAA
- a CDS encoding CopD family protein produces the protein MHELHLLLILHLIGATIWVGGHIVLLVNILPQVWKFKNTDILFNFEQKYEKLGMPALAVMVITGVRMAYLYNIKLANWFQFTSPIEKVISTKLCCLFVILILALSAQFFVLPKLKTNIKYLPLMSFHMITVTLISITMLVLGSFIRYGGLN, from the coding sequence ATGCATGAATTACACCTTTTGCTAATACTTCATTTAATAGGTGCTACCATTTGGGTTGGTGGTCATATTGTTTTATTGGTAAATATTTTACCACAAGTTTGGAAATTTAAAAACACAGACATTCTGTTTAATTTTGAACAAAAATATGAAAAATTAGGCATGCCAGCCTTGGCAGTTATGGTTATAACAGGCGTAAGAATGGCATACCTTTACAATATTAAATTAGCAAATTGGTTTCAGTTTACAAGTCCAATAGAAAAAGTTATTTCTACAAAATTGTGCTGTTTATTTGTTATACTTATTTTGGCATTAAGTGCGCAGTTTTTTGTTTTACCAAAATTAAAAACCAACATTAAATACTTACCTTTAATGAGTTTTCATATGATAACCGTTACTCTAATTAGTATTACCATGTTGGTACTAGGTAGCTTTATTAGATATGGTGGATTGAACTAA
- a CDS encoding RrF2 family transcriptional regulator — MFSNACKYALRAVIFISNKSLAKERVGFKEVAKEINAPEPFTAKILQKLAKEGIINSTKGVNGGFDIPIEKITTIKLSEIVKLIDGDAIYKECALGLPECSEKQPCPLHHKFKIIRAELIQMLEETSVIKIAEDITKGKSFLKL, encoded by the coding sequence ATGTTTTCAAACGCTTGTAAATATGCCTTACGCGCGGTTATTTTTATATCGAATAAATCATTAGCAAAAGAACGCGTTGGTTTTAAAGAAGTAGCTAAAGAAATAAACGCACCAGAACCTTTTACAGCAAAAATTCTTCAAAAATTAGCTAAAGAAGGTATTATAAATTCTACCAAAGGAGTAAACGGTGGGTTTGATATTCCCATAGAAAAAATTACAACAATAAAACTATCCGAAATTGTAAAACTAATTGATGGTGATGCCATTTACAAGGAATGTGCACTTGGTTTACCCGAATGTTCTGAAAAACAACCTTGCCCTTTACATCACAAATTCAAAATTATACGTGCAGAATTAATTCAAATGTTAGAAGAAACATCGGTAATTAAAATCGCAGAAGATATTACAAAAGGAAAATCGTTTTTAAAACTATAA
- a CDS encoding cysteine-rich CWC family protein, with product MLEQNCTHCHKPLQCKADDIANCDCQKVELLDETVAFLYEKTQHDCLCNSCLKKFDDLTKFSLQNKFPKKPNELIEGVHFYMENGYFVFTELYHYLKGRCCKNGCRHCVYGIHK from the coding sequence ATGCTTGAACAAAACTGTACACACTGCCACAAACCTTTACAATGCAAGGCCGATGATATTGCTAATTGCGATTGCCAAAAAGTAGAATTACTAGATGAAACGGTTGCATTTTTGTACGAAAAAACACAACATGATTGTTTGTGTAACAGTTGCTTGAAAAAGTTTGACGATTTAACTAAATTTTCATTACAAAATAAATTTCCTAAAAAACCTAACGAGCTTATAGAAGGTGTTCATTTTTATATGGAAAACGGTTATTTTGTGTTTACCGAATTGTATCATTACTTAAAAGGACGCTGTTGCAAAAACGGATGCAGGCATTGCGTTTATGGCATTCATAAATAA
- a CDS encoding diphosphomevalonate/mevalonate 3,5-bisphosphate decarboxylase family protein, producing the protein MNALHTFKTINYTKLTNSGTFTFAAPSNIALVKYWGKKQNQIPANPSLSFTLKNCKTITKLQYQPKAEKNISFDLLFEGQVKESFRPKIQKYFERIQDLCPYILDYHFKIDTQNTFPHSSGIASSASGMAALSATIIALEKLVNPNQTEAFYLQKASLLARLGSGSACRSIKGNIVVWGETDSIENSSDLFGVTFPYEVNNIFNNYQDTILLVDKGEKQVSSTVGHDLMHNHPFAERRFKQAHENIQQLKDILKTGNLTEFIALVESEALTLHAMMMTSKPYFILMKPNTLEIINEIWKFRESTKIPVCFTLDAGANVHVLYPEKYKISVTEFITNTLAKHCQNNQFIHDEMGNGAENVS; encoded by the coding sequence ATGAATGCATTACATACTTTTAAAACTATAAATTACACAAAATTAACCAATTCTGGTACTTTTACTTTTGCAGCACCAAGCAACATTGCTTTAGTAAAATATTGGGGTAAAAAGCAAAATCAAATTCCTGCAAACCCTTCCTTAAGTTTTACTTTAAAAAACTGTAAAACCATAACCAAACTACAATACCAACCAAAAGCAGAAAAAAACATTTCGTTTGATTTATTGTTTGAAGGGCAAGTAAAAGAATCGTTCCGACCAAAAATTCAAAAATATTTTGAACGCATTCAAGACTTATGTCCGTACATTTTAGATTATCATTTTAAAATTGATACTCAAAATACATTTCCACATAGTTCAGGTATTGCATCATCCGCATCGGGTATGGCAGCACTTTCGGCAACTATAATTGCTTTAGAAAAATTAGTAAATCCTAACCAAACCGAAGCATTTTATTTACAAAAAGCTTCGTTATTGGCACGTTTAGGTTCAGGTAGTGCTTGCAGAAGTATTAAAGGTAATATTGTAGTTTGGGGCGAAACCGACAGTATAGAAAATAGTTCGGATTTGTTTGGAGTAACGTTTCCGTACGAAGTAAATAACATTTTTAACAACTATCAAGATACTATTTTATTAGTTGATAAAGGTGAAAAACAAGTATCTAGTACTGTTGGACACGACTTAATGCATAACCACCCTTTTGCTGAACGCCGTTTTAAACAAGCACACGAAAATATTCAGCAATTAAAGGATATTTTAAAAACAGGCAATTTAACCGAATTTATTGCATTAGTAGAAAGCGAAGCCTTAACGCTACACGCCATGATGATGACATCGAAGCCTTATTTTATATTAATGAAACCTAACACGTTAGAAATTATTAACGAAATATGGAAATTTAGAGAATCGACCAAAATTCCTGTTTGTTTTACTTTAGATGCAGGTGCAAATGTGCATGTTTTGTATCCAGAAAAATATAAAATATCGGTTACCGAATTCATAACCAACACATTAGCCAAACATTGTCAAAACAACCAATTTATTCATGATGAAATGGGTAATGGTGCAGAAAACGTATCTTAA
- a CDS encoding NAD(P)/FAD-dependent oxidoreductase, which produces MHNFDVIIVGGGASGFFTAINIAEQKPNLRIAILERGKEVLAKVKISGGGRCNVTHACFIPNVLTKFYPRGEKELKGPFNTFCTGDVMQWFADRNVALKIEDDGRVFPESNNSQTIIDCFLNEANTFNIKVIKQTIVQQITTINEEWQIETSKEKYKTKHLVMATGSNTKIWDLLKTLNHTIITPVPSLFTFNIKDDRINHLMGVTTEMVSLKIKNSNLKATGPLLITHWGLSGPAVLKLSAWGARELFDKSYQFQLLVNWTNDYVFDEVLEELTLNKQNHPKKTVYKQALYGLTNRLWQQLVLAAGINETMIWADVPKKLLVKLTEQLTQTEFYVNGKSTFKDEFVTAGGINLKEVNFKTMESKLFNNLYFTGEILNIDAITGGFNFQNAWTTAYLAANALATKF; this is translated from the coding sequence ATGCACAATTTTGATGTTATTATTGTTGGTGGTGGTGCCTCAGGGTTTTTTACAGCGATAAATATTGCCGAACAAAAACCTAATTTGCGCATTGCTATTTTAGAACGCGGCAAAGAAGTGTTAGCAAAAGTAAAAATTTCGGGTGGTGGGCGTTGTAATGTTACGCATGCTTGCTTTATACCTAATGTACTTACTAAATTTTACCCAAGAGGCGAAAAGGAACTAAAAGGCCCATTTAACACATTTTGTACAGGCGATGTAATGCAATGGTTTGCCGATCGTAACGTTGCTTTAAAAATTGAAGATGATGGAAGGGTTTTTCCTGAAAGTAACAATTCGCAAACCATTATTGATTGTTTTTTAAATGAAGCAAATACTTTTAACATAAAAGTTATTAAACAAACTATTGTTCAGCAAATAACAACCATTAATGAAGAGTGGCAAATTGAAACATCAAAAGAAAAATACAAAACAAAACACTTGGTAATGGCAACTGGTAGTAATACCAAAATTTGGGATTTACTAAAAACTTTAAATCATACTATTATAACCCCAGTTCCATCGCTATTTACTTTTAATATAAAAGACGATAGAATTAACCATTTAATGGGTGTAACTACCGAAATGGTATCGTTAAAAATAAAAAACAGCAACTTAAAAGCAACCGGTCCATTATTAATAACACATTGGGGTTTAAGTGGTCCTGCTGTTTTAAAACTTTCGGCTTGGGGTGCACGCGAACTTTTTGATAAAAGCTACCAATTTCAATTACTTGTAAATTGGACAAACGATTATGTTTTTGATGAAGTTTTAGAAGAATTAACTCTAAATAAGCAAAATCACCCTAAAAAAACCGTTTATAAACAAGCTTTATACGGTTTAACCAATCGTTTATGGCAACAATTAGTACTTGCAGCTGGTATTAATGAAACCATGATTTGGGCCGATGTTCCAAAAAAGTTATTAGTAAAATTAACCGAACAACTAACACAAACCGAATTTTACGTTAACGGAAAAAGTACTTTTAAAGATGAATTTGTTACTGCCGGTGGTATTAATTTAAAAGAAGTGAATTTTAAAACAATGGAAAGCAAATTGTTCAATAATTTGTATTTTACCGGCGAAATTTTAAATATTGATGCCATTACGGGTGGCTTTAATTTCCAAAACGCTTGGACAACTGCTTATTTAGCAGCCAATGCCCTTGCAACTAAATTTTAA
- the htpG gene encoding molecular chaperone HtpG, with protein sequence MTSGKINVTVENIFPLIKKFLYSDHEIFLRELISNATDATLKLKHLTAIGEAAVEIGNPKIEVKIDKENKKLHIIDQGIGMTADEVEKYINQVAFSGAEEFLEKYKDSAKDTGIIGHFGLGFYSAFMVAHKVEIITKSFKNEPAVHWTCDGSPEFTLKPADKSEHGTEIILHIADDSTEFLEDFKISELLTKYNKFMPVPIKFGTKKEKEGENEIEVDNIVNNPNPAWTKKPSELTDEDYKNFYRELYPMQFDDPLFHIHLNVDHPFNLTGILYFPKLTGDLSIQKDKIQLYQNQVFVTDNVEGIVPEFLTMLKGVIDSPDIPLNVSRSYLQADGNVKKIANYITRKVADKLKSLFNEDRKSFEEKWNDIKIVLEYGMLSEVKFYEKAKDFALYPTVDEQFFTFEELKEKIKSNQTNKEGKIVVLYASNKENQHSYIANAKAKGYEVLLLDSPIVSHLIQKLEMDNTDFTFARVDADSIENLIKKDDEIISKLNETEVLQLKEFIENTIANKNYSIQTEALDSNAEPFIITQPEFMRRMKEMQAMGGNSMFGNFPDTYNVIVNTNSEIAGKILNETNETVKTGLVKQALDLAKLAQGLLKGEELTAFVKRNFESITATKN encoded by the coding sequence ATGACTTCAGGTAAAATAAATGTAACGGTTGAAAATATTTTTCCGTTAATAAAAAAGTTCTTGTACAGTGATCACGAAATTTTTTTACGTGAATTAATAAGTAATGCTACCGATGCAACACTTAAACTTAAACATTTAACTGCCATTGGGGAAGCAGCTGTAGAAATTGGAAACCCTAAAATTGAGGTTAAAATTGATAAAGAAAACAAAAAGCTACATATTATTGACCAAGGTATTGGTATGACTGCCGATGAGGTTGAAAAATACATTAATCAGGTAGCTTTTTCAGGTGCTGAAGAATTTTTAGAAAAATACAAAGATTCTGCAAAAGACACCGGTATTATTGGTCACTTTGGTTTGGGTTTTTACTCGGCTTTCATGGTTGCACATAAGGTTGAAATCATTACTAAATCGTTTAAAAACGAACCAGCTGTGCACTGGACTTGCGATGGTTCGCCTGAATTCACTTTAAAACCAGCTGATAAATCAGAGCACGGTACCGAAATAATTTTACATATTGCCGATGATTCAACCGAATTTTTAGAAGATTTTAAAATTAGTGAGCTTTTAACCAAGTACAACAAATTTATGCCAGTACCTATTAAATTTGGTACAAAAAAAGAAAAAGAAGGCGAAAATGAAATTGAAGTTGACAATATAGTTAACAACCCTAACCCTGCTTGGACAAAAAAACCAAGCGAATTAACAGACGAGGATTACAAAAACTTTTATCGCGAATTGTATCCAATGCAGTTTGATGATCCTTTGTTTCACATTCATTTAAATGTAGATCATCCATTTAATTTAACAGGAATTTTATACTTCCCTAAATTAACAGGCGATTTAAGCATTCAAAAAGATAAAATTCAACTGTATCAAAACCAAGTTTTTGTAACCGATAATGTAGAAGGTATTGTACCTGAATTTTTAACTATGTTAAAAGGTGTTATTGATTCGCCAGACATTCCTTTAAACGTTTCGCGTTCGTATTTACAAGCCGACGGTAATGTTAAAAAAATTGCGAACTACATTACTCGTAAAGTTGCCGACAAACTTAAATCGTTATTTAACGAAGATCGTAAATCTTTTGAAGAAAAATGGAACGATATTAAAATTGTGCTAGAATACGGTATGCTTAGCGAAGTGAAATTTTACGAAAAAGCTAAAGATTTTGCACTTTACCCAACGGTTGATGAACAATTTTTCACGTTTGAAGAATTAAAAGAAAAAATTAAAAGCAATCAAACCAATAAAGAAGGTAAAATTGTTGTTTTATACGCTTCAAACAAAGAAAATCAACACAGTTATATTGCAAATGCAAAAGCAAAAGGATACGAAGTGTTATTATTAGATTCTCCAATAGTATCGCATTTAATTCAAAAGTTAGAAATGGATAATACCGATTTTACTTTTGCACGTGTTGATGCCGATTCTATTGAAAATTTAATTAAGAAAGATGATGAAATTATTTCTAAATTAAACGAAACAGAAGTTTTACAATTAAAAGAATTCATTGAAAATACAATTGCTAATAAAAATTACAGCATACAAACCGAAGCATTAGATAGCAATGCGGAACCTTTTATAATAACGCAGCCAGAATTTATGCGAAGAATGAAAGAAATGCAAGCTATGGGCGGCAATTCTATGTTTGGAAATTTCCCAGACACGTATAATGTAATTGTTAATACAAATTCAGAAATTGCAGGAAAAATTTTAAACGAAACAAATGAAACAGTTAAAACTGGTTTAGTAAAACAAGCGTTAGATTTAGCAAAATTAGCGCAAGGTTTATTAAAAGGCGAAGAATTAACCGCATTTGTAAAACGCAATTTTGAAAGCATTACTGCTACCAAAAACTAA
- a CDS encoding lipocalin family protein, whose protein sequence is MKKVLAIGILSLAMFSCKTASNTKNDVSTQIKLKGEWTLTNVNYSSQYKVTSFQIADAKCFEGSQWKFVSNNNTGTVTLNNNATKCPQYNSKIVWNIKQDGTFNLKFVGDDKAKHVTTGYNLKTNNVSDTNFELVDESTEAKIIYTFEKNNK, encoded by the coding sequence ATGAAAAAGGTCTTAGCAATAGGAATTTTATCGTTAGCAATGTTTTCATGTAAAACGGCTTCTAACACTAAAAACGATGTTTCAACTCAAATAAAATTAAAAGGTGAGTGGACATTAACTAATGTAAATTATTCATCGCAGTATAAAGTAACATCTTTTCAAATTGCCGATGCAAAATGTTTTGAAGGTAGTCAATGGAAATTTGTATCAAACAATAACACAGGTACGGTTACTTTAAATAATAACGCAACAAAATGTCCGCAATACAATTCTAAAATTGTTTGGAATATTAAACAAGATGGAACATTTAACTTAAAATTTGTTGGCGATGATAAAGCAAAACACGTTACAACAGGTTATAATTTAAAAACAAACAACGTAAGTGATACAAATTTTGAATTGGTAGATGAATCAACCGAAGCTAAAATTATATACACTTTTGAAAAAAATAATAAATAA
- a CDS encoding OmpA family protein, producing the protein MKKVSAYALSATLLAGTLFTSCTSVKNASNTQKAAVVGATAGAVLGGVLGNNVGSKNNSALGAVLGGVIGGTAGAIVGKNMDKQAQEIETALPGAQVERVGEGIKVVLNENTVNFNFDSAELTQTATSNLDKIAKVFKQNPRTYIVIYGYTDSVGKDEYNMKLSRSRANAVKSYLGSKGIGVKRISAQGMGEADPIATNDTKEGQAKNRRVEFGIMADQDMIEDARKEAARY; encoded by the coding sequence ATGAAAAAAGTAAGCGCATATGCATTATCGGCTACATTATTAGCTGGTACATTATTTACATCATGTACTTCTGTTAAAAACGCAAGTAATACACAAAAAGCGGCGGTAGTTGGTGCTACAGCTGGTGCAGTTTTAGGTGGTGTTTTAGGTAATAATGTAGGTAGTAAAAATAATAGTGCTTTAGGTGCAGTATTAGGCGGTGTAATTGGGGGTACTGCTGGTGCAATTGTTGGTAAAAACATGGATAAGCAAGCACAAGAAATTGAAACAGCTTTACCAGGCGCACAAGTAGAACGTGTTGGTGAAGGTATTAAAGTTGTTTTGAATGAAAATACTGTTAATTTTAATTTTGATTCGGCTGAATTAACTCAAACAGCTACTTCAAACTTAGATAAAATTGCTAAAGTATTTAAACAAAACCCAAGAACTTATATTGTTATTTATGGTTATACTGATAGTGTTGGTAAAGACGAATACAACATGAAGTTATCACGTAGCCGTGCAAATGCTGTTAAATCGTATTTAGGCTCTAAAGGAATTGGTGTAAAAAGAATTAGCGCACAAGGTATGGGCGAAGCAGATCCAATTGCAACTAACGATACTAAAGAAGGACAAGCTAAAAACCGTCGCGTTGAATTTGGAATTATGGCCGATCAGGATATGATTGAAGACGCACGTAAAGAAGCTGCTCGTTATTAA